In the Channa argus isolate prfri chromosome 19, Channa argus male v1.0, whole genome shotgun sequence genome, gtattcaaaataaaacattctatTTGATTTTTAACATATGAAGTcaccccaaaacaaacaaattaaacaaaaacagtggtTGTGTTTGTGATAACATATATTCTGTACAATGATAACTTATCacattattaattactgtaataatgacattattattcttttacTTAGGCGCAAACTGACTTTATGTCAGCCACTTTGGGGAAAAACAGCGAATAACATCCTTccacacatatactgtaaaattgCTGTAAAAGTGAAGCTAGTGTAACTGTATAACCCTTTCATCTTAAATATCTCCTTGTGTAGGTTTTATGGCAGTCAGACTTTATACAGCTGAAACAGACATGTTACACTATTTGCTGTTGGGTGGGATGTCCCACTGTGCATTGATTTTTCATTCACTGCAGAAACTTATCACTTTTTTTGATTTTCCACAGCGGTATTATAAGCAGAGACAACACTCTGTTCAAGAAGCACTTTTATTCCTACATATCAGTCATACCAGGGGTAACTGTTCAACACATGGTTCTCCTAGATGTGAAAAAGCAAGCTTAAACCACTAACACCGTGGTTTTGCTTTGTAGACTTGTTGTGCTTTCCCATCCCTCACGCTATCTGAGGTCTATGTTTCCTTCCAAGCCTTAACACTGGCATTTGGGGTTTATCAGGTGGTAGATTTAATAGTGTTGGTATTCATTAACGGGGAAACAGTTTCACATAGAATTCCATTCAAtgtatttttggtttcttttttttaactgaaaatgaTGTCCTTAACAATTATAGTGGTAGTGAGCAACCTATTTCAGGaatcacttttaatttaaattttcactGCTCTGAatagtttttaataataatagtaatagtgttttgttttttgttttgtttttttactttagttttaaagCCAAATTTGTAGGTGAGTGTCTAGATTCATCATGTTACAGCCTACATGGAATCATTAcagctcaaaataaaaaaaacatatatttcttaaacatattatttgaaatgttacaggcatttgttttaaaaaatgaaagaagttgATACATTGAGTGGTATTCCTGTGTACAGCTATGTCAGGACTCCACTGTTACTATCTGATATCAGTAAAATAATTCACACTattctgcaacataaaacagaaatgttgtttttagctGTTCAGCAAAACTGCAGTAGCTTCACAGGAAAAGATATTGACAATGATCAGCTTCAGCATTTGTCATAGTGAACCTGTTGGCAATGTTGGCTTATCTTTGTGCATGTTGTGGTTTGCAGTGCAATTATTGGTCGCTCTACAAAAGATTTCAAGACCTTCTTGTTCAGCTTTATCAAATTCATGCCAATTGTAAGTGTGttttcttaaactttttttttatttttgtttttaagtgtgaTGTTAATTGCTCTGGATGCTATACATCATGCTGTAGTACTGTAATTCAGTCATTTACTTTTACAGTCGTGCACATAATTTTGGtcagttacattttctgaaCGGTGTACAGAGGAGACCTGATATGAATAACACCAACATTCATGTATTCTGCTATATCATTCCAAATTTCCTGGAAAGGGGAGGGTCTTTTTATTAAGTGAATcattttatgcacttaaaaacaCTACATCATGCATGATCTTTCTTTTGAGCAAACACATGTAGTCTGTTACTTAGTTTTACACTGCTGGAGATAATCTATATTTTCAAATTGTTAAGAAatccttttaaaaataactcAATAACTCACTCAAACCTGCCTGTTTGATgccatttttaaatgcagttgaTCTTGCTTGTTTCTGAAGATATTTCACCTCAATTGAAAGGTGTCTTCAGTTCTTACTGACTGATGAGAGTCCCACATATCTTCGTCATTAAAATTGATCGACTCAGTCATCCATCTTCCACCTGAAGGATAAGGGACACTTCTTGAGAAACATTGGGACCAGTGAGTTAGAACTGAAGAAGCCTTCAAGATGAAGGGAGAAATGGCTTCAAGAACATAAAGCAAGTTAGGCTGCCCACTTTTAAAGGCATCATAAATAAGCTAAATCAGGCTTTGGATACACACATTTAGTAGGTTAGAgtctcattgtttttttcttgacgGTGACATAGATTATCTCCAGCATCATGCTTAAAGTTGTGAGTTTAATTTGCTCTTGTAAAAAATCATCCTAACTATCCTGCTTGCTCATGTTGTCTTCCTTCCCTATCCTCTGCTTCTAATTGAAAAACAATCTAAACAAAgagcaatattttaaatattctgaaaTTCTTTCACTTGTACAGTCTTACTGAATCAATGTGGTCACAAGTGAGAGATGGATACATTTATGTTCTGTGTGACTGGGTCATTTCAGATAGCTTTGGTAAACAACTTCCTGAAGCTGGGCCTAAATGAGCTGAAGCTGAGGTTCCGAGAGAGGCTCACAAAGAGCCTGTATGACCAGTACCTGGAGTAAGTACTACAGCGTAATAATATGGCATATTTTAGATGGTACCATGTCGACCATTAAGAGAGGTCTTCAGAGAGGACTCCTGTAATTCAgtcattttgtaaatatgaaGGGTCAGATGTTAAAGATGTTTAaggatacatttttttaagtcttaCATGAACATTGTTTTGCACCCTATAAGCTTTTTAGCACATAACTGTGGTGACCTGTGTGATAATACACCAAACCACAATGATTAAACAAAAAGTTAGCCACAAGTCAAAAGTATAATGAAGTTCTTTATAAATAACAAGGTTAAACTGTAATGAAGTTTCAACTCAAGGGTCAAACCTGGCTGTTTCATATTGTGTGGCTCGGGAAAAGAAAGATCAAGCAGACAATCTGAGGGTGGAAACTTTAACTGTAAACTTGAGCAGATGTTTTCTGCCTGTTGTGATCGTGTGACTCACACCTGGAGATTCTCTGGTCCTGTGGATGTGCGTTTCCTTGTTTGCTTAATTCTTCACCTTGTGCTCATATTTTTCAGAGGTTTCACTTATTACAAAATGGGAAACCTGGACAACCGGATAGCCAATGCTGACCAGTTACTAACACAGGATGTGGAGAAATTCTGCAACAGTGTGGTAGACCTTTACTCCAACCTCAGCAAGGTATCAAACTGGCTGTCAAACTGTCAGATGAATAACATCATACAATGCGCCAtcacacagaacaaatacaCAATTCAGGATTATTAGGAGTGTGTGCAGCTTTCTGTCAAGAAACACTGTGTGTTGGGCATTtatgtgtgacacacacttcaTGCATCACATATGGCATCTTCAAATGTTGCTTGCACTTCTGACTTTGCCACAAAGTACCAGGCCTGCTATACAAACCCTAAATCTGGAACCAGATTTTCCTAAATGAGGAGTATACTTAACACATCATCTTGATGTCAGAGTTGTAATTTGCTATAATTGCTACATGATATTCTTCCCCTTTCCACTGATATTACCTTTAAATGGCCTTTTGCTAGAAACTAGCTATATTAAATCTTACTACAAATCTACACCAAATAATATGAGATTTGTTTAAGATATGATTTATCAATAGTCTGTATTGTGTGTCTTGCAGCCTTTGTTGGACATCGGACTGTACATCTTCAAGCTGACCACTGCAATTGGTGCTCAGGTAAGTAGCTTAGTTTCAGCATGTTTTCTTCAGGCgattatacatacatacaaatacaacaaGTAGATACACTATACATGCATACCTACCTTAAAAGTAACCACACATACATTTTCCACAGGCTCCTTTCtagtaaaatgcaaaatacattgCGTAATATTTTCACTTGTCTCTCCCATCAGATGATCTTAAGTTTGAGCAAACcactctctctttgtgttttatgaaatCATGGTCTTTATCACACTCATTCTACAGTCTGAGTTTCAGAAAGTGACTTCAGTGTTTTCGCCTCTTCCTGCTTACTTAGGGCCCAGCCATCATGATGGCCTACCTTCTGATCTCTGGTCTGTTTCTGACCAGACTGAGGAGGCCCATTGGCAAGATGACAGTGACCGAGCAGCGCTATGAGGGAGAGTACCGTTATATCAACTCTCGCCTCATTACCAACAGGTAAACATCAGTAAACACTTGAGCAGCTCCTCAAATTCTATTAAGGTATATACTCTTCTCCTATTATACatgggtttttgtttctttctccttaGTGAGGAGATTGCCTTCTACAATGGAAACACAAGGGAAAAACAGACGATACATGCCATATTCAAGAAACTAGTGAGTTTAGCAGTATttctgaaaacaatgtttttagtTCACCTGCTATGTAAGGAAAGACAAGGCAGTGTTTTGTATGGAGAAACATCAGATGCATTTTAATCtttataaaatgtatctgaTGTGTCTATCAACTAAAACGATTTAGTTGGCAGACATACACTTGGAAAATTGCCCAAGTTCCTTCAACAGGATAACATAGTTTTGTGTAAGTCCTCATTACAATCATTATCAGATTGTGAaggtatttattttatcttccaGGTGGATCACTTGCATAACTTCATCTTCTTTCGCTTCTCCATGGGATTTGTGGACAGCATAATTGCCAAGTGTAAGTAGATAGGTTTCTTACTTTAATGCTTAGGCCATATACCTGATATTTATTGATTTGGATGGCTGCAcgtaaagtacatttttttgaaTTTCACAGAGTTGTTTAGTATTGTCTTATGCCAGCATTGATGCAGGATCctagcattaaaaaaaaggccTCGTAGCAACAACAAataacatcaataaaaaaagcTCCCTgctcttttttgtttacatgctgTCTCTTTGCAGATATCGCCACTGTGGTGGGCTACTTGGTGGTTAGCCGGCCTTTCCTAAATTTGTCCCACCCCAGACATCTGCAGAGCACACACTCAGAGCTGCTGgaggtcagagaaaaaaaacacacacacacacacacacacagaactgtaGTCTAGCCTAAGTAAACTACTGTAGATTACATCGTTGCATGGGTCTTGGCgtggaattacatttttaattttaaaaaatgtaaacacatcttGTGCCCTTTGTATGCAGTCATTCATGCATATgcatctggatctgatacacaacttaaAAGATCATAGAAGCACCTTTTCTTTGAACCCACCCGTTTgtcatgtgagcaaaagtattggcgactggtgtgttttgttgcaGAGGTGTGTCCTAGGACattgattattcaaacaataaatggcACTGAATTTCTATAGGCTCAGTTTCAGATTCTGTTCAGAAGACTGTATTTATAGTTAAGAGGTGTAACTAACATAAATACCAGATAACTGTCTATGGGTGACAAACAAGCAATTGTGAAGATGGAAAATCATTCAGagccattgcacaaacattggccaTAGCCAGTAAAACCATTTGGAAtgtcctgaagaagaaacaaacccCTGGTGTACTAAGTAACAGATGTCCATCAGGTAGACCAAcgaaaacaacagcagttgacaacagaaacattgtgagagctgtaaatAAAGACCCTAAAACAAGTGttagtgacatcagcaacaacctctTAGAGGGGAGGAGTAAAAGTATCACCAGAAGAAGCAAACCACTTATTAACAAGAAGAATAGGAAGGCCAGGCTGGAATTTGccaaaaagtacagaaatgAGCCTCAAAATTCTGGCACGAAGTTTAatggactgatgagacaaagattaaccaaagtgatggaaaggctAAAGTTTGGAGAAAGTTTGCTCATGATAGCAAACATCCAAGCTCTTCTGTGACACAATGGAGGTAATGTCATGGACTGGGCTGCATGGCTCCTTTTGGACTGGCTCAATAATCTTCATTGATGATTtaacacatgatggcagcagcaaaatgaactcaGAAGTCTAGAAAAACACTTCACAAAGATGTCAATAAAAACTGATTGGGAGACACTTCATCGTGCAGAAAGATaatgacacacaacacactgcCTAAACAACAAAGGAGTTCAATAGGGCCAAGGGGTGGAAAGTTTTAGACTGGCCAAGTCAATCTTCAGACCGAAACCCTATAGGGCATGTGTTTTACCTGCTATGGAGGAGACTGGATGGAGtaaccccccaaaacaaacaaatactgaaagagaCTGCAGAtaaagcctggaaaagcatcacaaaagaagaatgCAAGGTTTGGCAATGTCagtgtaaatacctggaaataaatgCTGagatgttgatctcttgtctcatattgattatttgatgtcaaacccaaatgttttcagttcacagcaaaaataaaggaattggcctcactgtgccaatactttttgtgtgtatattgtataacacatttttaacttgTAAGCTTCATAAGGAAGGTTTCTCACTGTATTGAcatgaattaaaatgtatacaGTAGAATCCTGAATAACAGCTGTTTAAGCTAAACTGTTTCGTCTTGACAAtaataattgtctttttttctctttttttatgacAGTTAAAATTAAGAAATACTACTAGTGCTGTAAAAAACTAGTAAAACTTGCTTTGAAAATACTTAAACAATTTAACTGATGTGATGTGATCTGTTTGGCCTGTAGGACTATTACCAGAGTGGAAGGATGCTCCTGAGAATGTCCCAGGCGTTAGGCAGGATTGTACTGGCTGGTCGAGAGATGACCCGCCTCTCAGGGTGAGGACTAGTACCAAGAACGTGTataaaaagtgatttttaaatcacatttcatcTTTGCTCTGTTAGGCCTGAGCAGGTTATTATCCTGGTGGTATTCTATGTTAAACTGAAGTAACCAATTATAATGAACTTTATTTTACATCCAGGCTTGTGCTGCTCAATTACTTTACAGTTACTTTATAGTAGACTGATATGGTTCCCCTCCATTTGCCACAAGTGATACTCTTTATACCTCAGCTGATTTGATGGATTTCTTttcaaaaaaagctttttcattCGGTCTTAACTCCCAGCAACACAGTCAGTAGTTCGTAAATGTTACAAATTAGCACCTTGGTTAGTATCTTAGTAATTCAAGGCTCTTAATCCTGTGggcactttttaaatttaaacctcAACTTATATAAATGAGAGATAATGCAGTCTGTTCCAGTTTCTGACTTAGTTTCATGTCTGCGTACCCACAGATTCACTGCTCGTATCACTGAACTGATGAAAGTCCTCAAAGAGCTGAATGCTGGCAAATACGAACGCACCATGGTCTCCCAGCAGGAGAAGGGTACACACGACTCCTAATTGTACCATAATCTGTCAAAGGAAAAGGTGCCCGGCTCTGATAACTGGAGCTTTATCTTAATGGTTGAATTCTCTATTCAATTCAGAATCGGACACTGCAGAGAATTTCACCCTGGTGCCCGGAAGTGGTCAAATTATCAACAAAGATAACCTCATCAAGTAGGTCTCTTGTTTACGCCTCAgcatttttaggtttttctcttattttcatGAGCTTTaaagtgttgttgttgttttttactttgcagattTGAACATACCCCACTAGCAACACCCAATGGAGACATCCTGATCAGAGACCTCACATTTGAAGTAAAAGCCCTCACCTTTCATTACCATCTCAAAACTGGATGgatattcaaaacattttaattaattttggtttagttttttttattacacagaGCACAGAATTGTTTCTCAGAACCATTGTATTCCAGCATGTTATTGTTTCTATGTCCTCTGAAGGTGAGGTCTGGCACcaatgtgcttgtgtgtggaCCAAACGGCTGTGGAAAGAGCTCTCTGTTCAGAGTACTTGGAGAGGTGAGAAACCTTCCTGATAATGGTGGctaactataaaaaaaaatgtttatcactTTGCTCTGTCACAAAATATATTGTTGGGTTTTTTATAAAGCTATcgtactttattttttttccctagcTGTGGCCTTTGTTTGGAGGTCAACTCACAAAACCTGAGAGAGGGAAGCTCTTCTATGTTCCACAGGTAAAAATCCTGTCTAGGATTTGTTTTCCACAATTGGATAAAGCACATTTCATACACAGATCCTGgatttgtttatgtgtttaagAGTaggataataataatgcactgaGTTAGAGTTGTGACATTGATAATAGTTGTTTCTAACATGTTACCATCAAGTCTGTGAAGAGtcagtgtgtaactgtgtgaatGCGACCAGGATTTGAAAACTACTACTAAGAAAACTAAGATAAGATTGGAGAAGTTTCAGTTTGGTGGTCTGTTGTTGTTTCTCCAGAGACCCTACATGACTCTGGGCTCTCTAAGGGACCAAGTCATTTATCCTGACACCCACcaagaacagaagaaaaagggCATCTCTGATCAGGTGAGGCCCATCGCACTTCCACGCATGACCCACTTCTACCttcactgtgtgcatgtgtttctaaTTGCACCCTTTATGACACGTGTGTGTCCAGGTGCTGAAGGAGTACCTGGACAACGTTCAGTTGGGTCACATCCTGGATAGAGAGGGCAGCTGGGATGTAGTCCAGGACTGGATGGACATCCTCAGTGGAGGAGAGAAGCAGAGGATGGCTGTAAGTAATCCTTTACTCATTTTCCTCTGGTGATGGTAACCAATGGTAGATGATGCTACATATGCTACTACAAAGGGCCCTTTGAAGTGTGGCATATCATCCTATTTatatagtttaattttaaaattaagttcTGTGGGCTCCTTGAACTGTCAGCACTAAAGATTATTGTCAGGCTTTATTTGTAGCACGTTccctttttctgtttgaaaatcTATGATGCAGATTATTTTGTAGATTGAGATTGTGAATGTTCCTGTGTACCTCTGTAGATGGCCAGACTCTTCTACCACAAGCCGCAGTTTGCTATTCTGGATGAGTGCACCAGTGCAGTGAGTGTGGATGTAGAGGATTACATCTACAGCCACTGCAGGAAGGTAGGACACAACAACACCTCATAGACACGTGTGGAGGCAGCCTCTTTTTACACTAGTCACCGTTCGTAATGCAGCATGTCAGGATCGATACAGTAATGACTGACTGATGTTGCAGTGATTCAGTAGTAGTTTTATTGAAGGTTTGTACCTGGTTGATGTGGTACGGAGTCCACTACCAACTGTGTTGTCTTTGATTCACAGGTGGGCATCACTTTGTTCACAGTCTCCCACAGGAAGTCTCTATGGAAACACCACAAGGTAAGGACTGATCTAGCATTCATGCTTTAAATAAGATTACTGTCAAATTTGGTTTTATCTAATGAAAATGACTATTGAAACTCTGAATCTTTGTAGTAAATCTTTGACAAATTGGTGAAATTAGACTTAAttttattctacttttataaATCAGGCAACATCTCAGATATGATTTGCACATGAATAATATCCTTTCATCCagcttgtatttgttttaactgaCTTTGGATCTTTCATGGTTGCATCTCTGTCAGTATTATCTCCACATGGATGGGAGGGGAAACTACGAGTTCAAGCCCATCACAGAGGAAACTGTAGAGTTTGGCTCATAACTGACTGCTGATGTTGGCCACAAATGCACTGCTCTGAAAAAGCCAGTCCATTAATTCTTTGCACTCTAGACAGACATTAAAGCTGAaactagaaaatgtttttaatcattcGTAACTCTTTGTAAGCCacgtttttgttatttaaagcaCCACTTTAGTTCTGTCTAAACATGAATTTGTTGAAGGTAGAAACATCCTATACTGTTTTAATTAACTCTGTACATGTGACCATACAACAGTAACGGTAGTCTGTCATCATGTCCTGCACAGATTAACACTGAACTGCGTACACAAGGTGCACACTAACTAAGCGGTGGTCCTTGTAAGTTCTGATCAATGATAGCCCAggcaaaaaattattttctagcCTGCTATCttgttatttttgctttttttttttatatatatatttttttttaacctctgtcACAATATAACTAAGGATAAGTGGttgtaaaaaaatgtcatgtggGCATAAGTGTGTTCTCAAATGATGATAAAAGTAAGGAAACAATTATCCTGCGATGATGAGATGTGGAAAGCATGTTATA is a window encoding:
- the LOC137104541 gene encoding ATP-binding cassette sub-family D member 3-like isoform X2, whose translation is MAAFSKYLTAKNSSIAGGVLLVLYLLKQRRRTHRLNSTKGSSDLLLNNEKDGRKDRAAVDKVFFLRIIRILRLMVPRVFCMETGCLILIAAMLVARTYCDVWMIQNGTMIESGIISRDNTLFKKHFYSYISVIPGIALVNNFLKLGLNELKLRFRERLTKSLYDQYLEGFTYYKMGNLDNRIANADQLLTQDVEKFCNSVVDLYSNLSKPLLDIGLYIFKLTTAIGAQGPAIMMAYLLISGLFLTRLRRPIGKMTVTEQRYEGEYRYINSRLITNSEEIAFYNGNTREKQTIHAIFKKLVDHLHNFIFFRFSMGFVDSIIAKYIATVVGYLVVSRPFLNLSHPRHLQSTHSELLEDYYQSGRMLLRMSQALGRIVLAGREMTRLSGFTARITELMKVLKELNAGKYERTMVSQQEKESDTAENFTLVPGSGQIINKDNLIKFEHTPLATPNGDILIRDLTFEVRSGTNVLVCGPNGCGKSSLFRVLGELWPLFGGQLTKPERGKLFYVPQRPYMTLGSLRDQVIYPDTHQEQKKKGISDQVLKEYLDNVQLGHILDREGSWDVVQDWMDILSGGEKQRMAMARLFYHKPQFAILDECTSAVSVDVEDYIYSHCRKVGITLFTVSHRKSLWKHHKYYLHMDGRGNYEFKPITEETVEFGS
- the LOC137104541 gene encoding ATP-binding cassette sub-family D member 3-like isoform X1, whose protein sequence is MAAFSKYLTAKNSSIAGGVLLVLYLLKQRRRTHRLNSTKGSSDLLLNNEKDGRKDRAAVDKVFFLRIIRILRLMVPRVFCMETGCLILIAAMLVARTYCDVWMIQNGTMIESAIIGRSTKDFKTFLFSFIKFMPIIALVNNFLKLGLNELKLRFRERLTKSLYDQYLEGFTYYKMGNLDNRIANADQLLTQDVEKFCNSVVDLYSNLSKPLLDIGLYIFKLTTAIGAQGPAIMMAYLLISGLFLTRLRRPIGKMTVTEQRYEGEYRYINSRLITNSEEIAFYNGNTREKQTIHAIFKKLVDHLHNFIFFRFSMGFVDSIIAKYIATVVGYLVVSRPFLNLSHPRHLQSTHSELLEDYYQSGRMLLRMSQALGRIVLAGREMTRLSGFTARITELMKVLKELNAGKYERTMVSQQEKESDTAENFTLVPGSGQIINKDNLIKFEHTPLATPNGDILIRDLTFEVRSGTNVLVCGPNGCGKSSLFRVLGELWPLFGGQLTKPERGKLFYVPQRPYMTLGSLRDQVIYPDTHQEQKKKGISDQVLKEYLDNVQLGHILDREGSWDVVQDWMDILSGGEKQRMAMARLFYHKPQFAILDECTSAVSVDVEDYIYSHCRKVGITLFTVSHRKSLWKHHKYYLHMDGRGNYEFKPITEETVEFGS